The Roseofilum casamattae BLCC-M143 genome includes the window TTAATTCCTCCCTCAATCGATATCGAAGCAGTTCGACTAGAAATTAGAGCCTTACAACCGAAATTAGTGCAGTGGCGAAGACACATTCATCAATACCCCGAACTGGGATTTCAAGAACAACTAACTTCAACATTTGTCTGTAAAAAATTAAGTGAATGGGGGATCGATTATGAAGCGGGGATCGCTAAAACTGGCGTGGTAGCAACGATCCCCGGTAGCGCCTCCGGACCGGTCTTGGCCATTCGCGCGGATATGGATGCTCTGCCGATCCATGAGTTGAATCAAGTCCCCTACCGATCGCAACATGCCAATACGATGCACGCCTGCGGTCACGACGGTCATATCGCGATCGCTCTCGGAACCGCCTGCTATTTAGCCAAACACCGGCAAAAGTTTTCCGGAACCGTAAAACTCATTTTCCAGCCCGCAGAAGAAGGGCCGGGTGGCGCTAAACCCATGATCGAAGCTGGGGTACTCAAGAATCCGGATGTCGATGGCTTGATTGGTTTGCACCTCTGGAATAATCTCCCCATCGGTCAAATGGCCGTACGCGGCGGCCCCCTGATGGCAGCAGTTGAATCATTTAAACTGCATATTTTGGGGAAAGGCGGTCATGGAGCCATGCCCGATCAAACAGTAGATTCCGTTATCGTTGGCGCTCATATCGTTAACGCGCTGCAAACGATTATCTCGCGCAATGTGAATCCTCTCCAGTCTGCCGTCATTACTGTTGGCGAGTTTCATGCGGGGACGCGACATAATGTGATCGCCGATAGTGCCAACCTTAGCGGAACGGTACGCTACTTCGATCCGCAATTTGAAGGATACTTACAGCAGCGGATTGAAGCGACCATTGCCAGTATTTGCCAAATGCATGGCGCAACATACGATCTCAACTACTGGCAGCAATATCCAGCAACCATTAACGATCCGGCCATGGCTGGGTTCGTCCGCTCTGTCGCTGAAGAGGTCGCCGAAAACTCTGACGCAATTATTGACTATCAAACCATGGCCGCCGAAGATGTCTCGTTCTTTCTGCGAGCGGTTCCGGGATGCTACGTTTTGCTCGGTTCTGCCAACCGCGATCGCAATTTAGCCTATCCCCATCACCATCCTCGATTCGACTTTGACGAAAATATTATGCAAATGGGAGTGGAGTTATTCGTCCGATGTGTCGAGCAATTTTCCAGTCAGGGAAAAGTATAGAAAAGTCAGTCTTCATTACAGAGACAACGTTCCGATCTGAGGCTAGAAACCGGGTTTCTCCAACCGATACGACTTCTGGCTTGAGGTAACGCGAGAAACCCGGTTTCTGAGATACTAGTCCTTCATATACTTATCGAACCATGCGATCATTTTTTCGGGCTTGTTGCCAAAGTAATTGTAGCCATCAAAGCGTCTAGTGGTTCCCTCAATCCAAAACAGTTCCTTTTCTTCCGAACCTAATAAATCGAAGGTTTTTTGACCATCGGCAGGATTGTCCGTCCATAAGTCTTCAAGAACCTGAGTCATGAACACGGGCATTTTTACTGAAGGAGCAAACAGATGAGGAGTCATTTCGCTATTCTTGAATCCACCCAGCTTAACTTGCTCGAAGTCCATTACATCCATGTATTCTCCAACTCCTTGGAGTGTCGCAAATGATGTCATTAACGCCGTCATCGAAACGGGTAAAGGACTCATCATGCATTTGACATTTTCAAATAATTCTGGATGCCGATGAATCGCTTCATATTGAGCATTTGCCCCAGTACAACGACTGAGCAAACCAAGAGTCATATCTTTGAGTTCCGGATGAGCATCAACATATTGCTTCGCTCCGATACAATCTCTCCATTCGTAGCGTCCGATCCCGCAGATACCACCATTGGCGGCTCCGCTATTGCCATGATTGCGCAAGTCATAGGCTAAGACATTGTATCCAGCGTTTACCAAGTGAATGTAAGCTTTGACAAAATCGATCTCAAGATCGTCAACACCACTCCAAGGCTCGCCCCAGTGACCGGTAAAGCCGGAGCGGCTCATGGGCATGGGATGATTGGCGATAATTAACTTATTAGAACCCTCAGCACGAATCAACCAGCCTTCAAGGGGGACGCCATCAGCAGAGGAGAAGAAGATATCTTCATAATTCGTGATGCCGTATTCATCGGGTTGCTTATGTACTGGCGTTCTAAACATAGGACGCACGGCAAACTCTGCTAGGTATTTAACAACTGCGAGTTTCTCTGCTGGAATATTGCTTGTATCTAGTGGGTAGTCTGTCATAAATGAGAGTGAGTAGAGTTGCAACAACGATCGTAACGTATCCCGATCTTGATTCAATGATGAATAAACCCAGGATTCACTCAATCCATTATAGTATTTCCCAATCTAATAACTCGCAAATCTGTTGCACCAAACCTCTAGCATCAAACGGCTTCGTAATTACTCCCGTTACTCCCAATTCCTGAATAAACTGTTGTTTTTCGCTACTTTTGGCCTTCGCGGTCAGCAAAATCGTGGGAATTCGTGCGGTTTCGGCGCGATTTTGCAGGACCTGATAGGTTGCCCTACCATCCATATCGGGCATCATCATATCGAGTAGAATCGCATCAGGTTGGGTAGCGATCGCCATCTCTACTCCTTCCCGTCCGGACGCAGCAACGGCCACATCCCATCCTGCTGCGGCTTCGAGGGAGATCTGAATAATCTCGCGGACTCCATCGTCATCGTCAATGACCAATACTCGTGGCGGACTCATTTCCTACACCTCCGCAGACTGTTATCTCGGAATTGAGACAAAAAAACAACTACCGCGCTCTAACTGGCTTTCTACCCAAATGCGTCCTCCATGTTGTTCGATAATACTGCGACAAATGGCTAAGCCTAAGCCGGTTCCTCCCTTACGCCGGGAGTCCGATGCATCGACCTGATTAAATCGTTCAAAAATTGACTCTAGCTTATCTTCAGGAATACCCCGACCTTCATCGGCGATCGCAAAGGTTACTGCTCTAGAGCGACCCAACTCTATCCTTAACCATACCGTATCTCCGGGTTCGGAAAACTTAATCCCATTACTGACCAAATTCGTGACGACTTGGAGCATCCGATCGAAATCTGCCTCGAAGAGGATATCTTCACAATCGACAACCTGCAAACTCACTCCCGCTCGGCTCGCCATGAGCTGCAATTGCTCTCGAGCCAAATGCAATAATTCCATTGCCGAGATTCGGTCGGTCACCAACCGAATTTTACCCGATTCCAGCCGCTCCAGCTCTAAAATATCGTTGACTAATCGGACTAAACGCTCTGCACTTTCGGCAGCAATACCAATCACGTGGCGGCCGCGTTCGGAACTGGGATCGACCAAACCGCTGGAGAGCAAATTTAACCCTCCATGAATGGAGGTCAAAGGAGTACGCAGTTCGTGACTGACAACGGAAATAAATTCGTCTTTCATCCGCTCGATCGCATAACGTTCGGTAATATCTTCGCCAATACTCATGGTCGCGATCGCCTCACCTCTGGCATTATGCAATAGGGTAGAGTTCCAGGCAATGGTTTTCTCTTCTCCCGATCGGGTCAATAATATCTGCTGATGGTGAGTTTCCCCATTGGGCTGAAATAACTCGGCAAAGGTACGATAGACTGTGGAGCGGCTGCGAGCTGGAACCAGCATCTCAAACCAGTTTTTTCCTAAAATTTCCTGATGACCATACCCGGTTAATTCGAGGAAAAACGGATTAACATATTCAATAGTTCCTTGGCGATCGAGACCGACGACCAACAAGCGGACATTTTCCAATAAGGTGCGCCAGCGCCGTTCTGCTTCTTGCAAGATGGCTTCGCTTTGCAGTCGCTGTTGCAATTCTTCGGTTAAGCGAGCATTGGCATTCGCTAACTCGGCCGTTCGTTGGATGACATGGCTTTCCAAGCGTTCGTTAGTGCGGCGCAAGAGTTCTTCGGTATACTTGCGGTTGGTAATATCTTTGGCAATCCCCGCCCGTCGATAGGGGCGGCCCCGATCGTCTAAAATAGGGAACCCTCGATCCCAGATCCAGCGGATGGAGCCATCGGGTCGGACAATGCGATATTCAATATCGAAGCTCTGCTCCAACAATCCTTGCAGGACGGCACGGACAGATCCGCGATCGCTGGGATGAATAGCGTCCATAAATGATTGTGGCACATCATACAGGCTTTGCTGGGTGCGTCCCCAAATTTTTTCATAGGCTGGACTCACGTAAAGCATTTCTTCCAAAGAAGCTGTTGTCATCCAGAAGACATCATCAATATTGTCTGCCAGTTGGCGAAATTTTGCTTCGCTTTCAAAGTGAGCGCGATGGGTGTTTAAGGCGGTAATTCCGTAGGTGACATCTTCTGCCAATTCCCAGAGTAGTTTGACTTCGGAGGAGTCGAAGGTATCAGCACGAGCCGAATAGAGATTGAGCACGGCAAAGGTTCGCTGTTCGTTTTGTAAGGGGAGCGCAATGCAGGAGCGATAGCCGTGTTGGGCGGCTTGGGTTTGCCAGTGGCTGTCTTTCGGGTTGCTGACAATATTTTGGAAAACGCAGGTTTGGCCGCTGCGGGCAGCAATTTCGGTAGGGTGTTGCCCGTTGCTAGCGTCGCTCCAGCTCAGGTGGAGACGGTCGAGATATCTAGTTTCATTATCGGATTTGGCGATCGCCTCGATGCTTTGATGGGGGTTGTCGTGTAAGCGGCCTGCCCAAGCGAAATCGTAACCGCCAACGGTAATTAAAATATTGCAGATGCGATCGAGCAGGTCGGTTTCTGAGGTGGCGCGCACTAGGGCTTGGTTGCAGTTACTGATGGTTTTCAGGGCGCGGTTGAGGCGATGCAGTTCGGCTTCATTGCGTTTGCGATCGCTAATTTCGGTATAGTGTTCGATTCTCCCACCTGCATAGAGTCCGGATTGGATCGGTTGGCTCAAGTGTTCTAACCATCGCTCTCGGTGATGAGGTCCGCCGACAATATGACATTCAAAATGCTCGATATAAGTATTATTTTCATAGGTTGCAATTACGGTTTGGGAAAATTGAGCGGGATCGGCAAATAAATATTGAATGCGATCGCGAATCAGCTGTCGTTTGTCTCGACCGATAATATGCTCTCGCCGAACGCCAAAAAATTCTTCGATCGCTCGATTAATCCAAACGACTTGAAATTGCGCGTCTAAAATAAAAATACCGACGGCCGAGCGGTCTAAAACATCATTCGTTAAAGAACTGTATCGGGCTTCGCTTTGGCGCAGAGCTGCTTCGGTTTGCTTGCGATCGCTAATATCGGTATGAGACCCGACCATTCTGATAACATTGTTTGCCTCATCCCACAAGGCTTGACCTCGGTCGAGAATCCATTTATAGCTGCCATCTTTGCAGCGCAAGCGATGCTCGTTAATATAAAAGGGAGTTTTGCGATCGAAATGCTGGCGAATAGTGCGAATTGCCTCCGGTAAATCCTCGGGATGAACGCGATCGCTCCATTCGTTAACTGAGTTCCCGATTTCATCTTCGCGAAAGCCGAGCATTTCTTTCCAACGAGGCGAAAAGAAAACGCGATCGCTTTGCACGTCCCAATCCCAAATGCCATCATTATTGCCGCGAATTGCCAGCAGCCATCGTTCTTCGCTCGCTTTGAGAGATTCTTCCACGACTTTTCTTTCGGTCAGATCGATCGCTTGACCGATAATGTGTAGTGGGCGATCGTAACTGTCATAAATTAACGTTACTTTTTCTAGGGTATATACGGTTTTTCCTTGTCGATTAATCAACCGTTTTTCTACTGTAAACTCAGAAATATTATCCGTTAGTAAATCCTGGTAATATTCCCGATCTAAGTCGAGATCGTCGGGATGGGTAAAGTAGCGAGCGGGTAGTTCTTTGAGTTCTTCTAGAGAATAGCCTAATAAGTTACGATAGGCTTGATTAATTCGGATGGGCCCTCCATCCAAGTTTTTCAGTATCATGCCAATGGGAGATTGCTCGAAGGCGATGCGAAAGCGCGCCTCGCTCTCACTTAGGGCGATTTCTGCTTGTTTGCGATCGCTAACATCTTGACCCAGAGAAAGAATAGAGAGGACATTACCTTCATCATCTCGCAGCACGGAATGATACCATTCACAATAAATAATGTTACCCGAGGCTGTCAGGTTTCGATGAGCGCAAATTTCTCGGTCTTGGCTCCCATCAATTAAACGAAATAAACTTTCGCGAAATAGATGTAAATCTTCGGGGAAAATAAACGGAATATTCGACCAATAGGTTCCGCAAATCTCCTCGCAGCTCCAACCAAACATTTGTTCGGCTTGCGATGACCATTGAGTAATCCGAAATTCTCGATCCCACTCGATGGCGGCTAAGGGCGAGTTATGCACGTGGAGCGATAATTGCCCGGCAATATTCTTGAGTCGCTCGAGCATGGTGGATTGGGCGATCGCCATGCCAACGCGATCGCTTAGTTGCTCGAGAAAATCAATTTCCCAAGGCTGCCACATGCGGGGAATGGCACATTGATGGAGAATCAAAAATCCCCAGAGTTGTTCTTGACTAAAAATAGGAATAACTAAGTTAGCTTGCACTTGGAAATAGTCGAGAAAATCTCGATAGCACGATTCCATCTTTAAGGAGCGAGTATCGAAGATCGAGCTAATTTTTCCCTGCAAGTACTCCGATTTATAAGAACTTAAACAACGATCGACAATTTGCTGGTCGAGTAAGGATTGCCACCCCGGTAATGCAGATTCGTGAGTGACGATTCCAGTATGATGAGATTGCATCTGTAAAATTAATGCGCGATCGCTCTGCAAGAATTGCCGAACTTCCCTAACTGTCGTTTGCAGAATTTCATCTAAATCCAGAGACTGGCGAATTTTCAGGGTAATTTCCGCAAGTAAAGGTCTGGGATAAGAGGAATTGGTATAACATCTTGAGTTTGGAGCGATCTCGGAGGCGACCCAAAGAACGGTGCTCTCGGTATAAGGAGAAATTTCTGCACGAAAGTAGTGCGGCTTGCCCAGAGAATCAATTGAAGTATATTGCAAATATTGGCAAGATTGAGTCGTAATAGCGTGCTCAATTGCTGCAATTAAGTGCTGATTTTCGGTTTGATTAAGTTGGTTTAAAGTTAATTCAACTTCTGGACTTTGCGGTCCTGGTGCGATGACATTCACCTCTTGCAATTTTAGATCGATCCGCAGGATAACTTGTCTCAGTGCGGCGAAAATTTGCTGCTGCTCGCCAACAGTGGCAGTGCGATGAGTAAAGTTGGGTCTTGGGTGATGGGTTGCCCGAGTTGAATTACTGGGTTCGAGTCGATTGTCTAAGTCATGAGGAACGACCATTGCTACTGTACCAATCAGCAATTACCTATTATTACTCGGTAACGATCGGTAATCCCCGATTTATTATCCCTTCTTAATGCTTCGTCTTCTGGTAGCAAACAATCGCTCTAAACGGTTAAAAATGCGGGCAATTAATTGAGGTTCGACAATGGGTTTTTGAATATAATCGTCTCCTCCCGCCCAAAATACCCGCTCGATGGTTTCTGGATCTCCATGACTGGAGAGAAATAACACGGGAAGGGACATCCATTGCGGGTCATTACGCAAGACTTGACATAATTCAATACCGCTCACTTCCGGCATTTCAATGTCCAGCAAAATGAGATTGGGCTGTACTTTTTTTAAATAAGCCCAAAACTGTTGCGGGTCACCCAGAAGGGTGCTGTGCAAGCCCCAAGGAGCAAGAATCTGTTGCAAGTAGTCTAAAAGTTGGCGATCGTCATCAACGATGAGGAGGTGAGGTGAGGTACAACCTTCGGGTTTAATCCATGGCTCTAGGGATGCGATCGCCTTTTGCGGTGAAATGGGTTTATACAGAAAGCCTTGGCCTCCCGCTCGGACTACGGCGACTCGGTTCTCGAGGGTATCGTCATCGGCTAAAACGACCACCGGTATTGGGTATTCGGCCAGTTGCGAAATCCAGCGGAGGATTTCCGTTTTCGAGGTTTGCGGTAAGGCGAGATCGAGCAGGACGAGATCGGGCAGTTCCTTACCCAGCGATCGCTGGGAGAAAAACATAGTTTTGGCTTCTTCCAAAGTCGTTACCAGGTGTGGGTTGAACCGCGCGCGCTCGGCCTCGGCAGATAAGGATTGATTGAAGGGAATATCGGCTTCTACAATTAACAGTTGCGGAGACTCGGGCAAGGATGGACGAGTCGCATTAGGCATGACTTGGAGGGTGGATTGGGTGGTTTGACACAACCCTCGATACAACTCCTTCATGTGAGGAGATAGGGCGATGGCCAAACCATCGGGAGCGGAGGCATTTTGTAGGGCGGTTTCGATGGTTCCTGCGGTTTGCGAGAGCTGGTTTAAACCAAAACTTCCGAGGGAACCGGCGAGGGTATGGGCTTCGCGGATGGCGAGTTTCAGGCGATCGCGCCATTGCGGAGATTTTTCGAGATCGCAAAGAACAGTTTGGATGGTTTGCAGGCGATCGCAATAGTGAGGTTGGTAGCGTCGCCAAATGGGGAGAAACTCTGGGGAAACCTCAGCCGGATGCTGGGTTGAACTGGAACTGGACTCTAAGGCAGGATTGAGCCGATATCCCAATCCATAAATGGTTTCGATGGTATTGCCATCATCTCCGGCTTTCTTCAGCTTTTGGCGCAAACTTTTAATATGAGTGCGAACGGCATTGTCTGAGGGAGGATCTTCAAAGAGCCAGAGGCGATCGAGCAGAGCGCTCTTGCTAAAAATTTGTTGGGGATGGCGCAGAAATAGTTCGAGCAGTTCGTATTCTTTGGCAGTGAGTTTGAGAGGAGAGCGATCGTAAGTCACTTGGCATTGATTTGGATCGAGGCGCAACTTGTCCCAAGCGAGCACGGGCAACCGCGTGTCATCTCCCCGACGCAATAGGGCCCGAATCCGAGCGAGGAGTTCGTCTAGCTGGAAGGGTTTGATCAAGTAGTCATCCGCTCCAGCATCTAAACCCGTGACTTTTTGTTGGCTCGACTCTTGGGAGGTCATTAATAAGATGGGCGTGCGATCGCCTCGTTCTCGTCGTTGTTGGCAAAACTCAATGCCGTTTAATTTCGGCAAACCAATATCGAGTAAGATTAGGTCGTAGGCTAATCCTTCGGCTAATTGCCATCCTGACTGGCCGTCAGCAGCAAAATCCACGAGGTAATGGCGATCGCTCAGTTCGTGGTGCAGTAGTTCTGCCAAGGCGCGATCGTCTTCCACCAGCAAAATTTTCATATCTAACTTTGAGGAACGGGGAACAGGGAACAGGCAATGTTCTACTACAGAAATTTAGGGGTGGAAAAGCACGGGTTAGATCGATTGCGAGAACTCGATCTGATTCGTTTCCGTTCCCCATTCCCTATTCCCTAGCGCAGAGCACTGTACTTGCCCCGTGTCTATGTTATCGGATGGTTGACGTTCTCCTCTCGCCTAAAGGCGAGAGGATTCCGAATATTACTACTCAGGTTTTCTCTTTCTTCGACCAACCTTAAAACCAGCTATCTCTTACGAGCAATACCTAAACCTATTAACCATTCAATAGAATCAATCAATGAGCCTAGTTTAGCCAGTCCCAGAGGGCTATATCTCCAGAGACTTACTAGAATACGAATCTAGCGTTTTCGTGCGCCCCACGATACGTTTAAATCAACAGAGAGATTTGATTTTCTGGATGCTACTACTTTCGATTCGCCAGCTGTGTTTTTCTTGGTGTTCGCTACCCAATATTTGTATCCTTAAGCGATACTTTTGAGTTCGGTGCATATAGCAACACTCAGGGGATTCATACCATTTTAATTATAACATAATTAGCAAAAAAGCCGTCCTTTTAGGACGGGGCTTTAGACCCAGTTTCTTGGT containing:
- a CDS encoding M20 metallopeptidase family protein, which codes for MISSTLIPPSIDIEAVRLEIRALQPKLVQWRRHIHQYPELGFQEQLTSTFVCKKLSEWGIDYEAGIAKTGVVATIPGSASGPVLAIRADMDALPIHELNQVPYRSQHANTMHACGHDGHIAIALGTACYLAKHRQKFSGTVKLIFQPAEEGPGGAKPMIEAGVLKNPDVDGLIGLHLWNNLPIGQMAVRGGPLMAAVESFKLHILGKGGHGAMPDQTVDSVIVGAHIVNALQTIISRNVNPLQSAVITVGEFHAGTRHNVIADSANLSGTVRYFDPQFEGYLQQRIEATIASICQMHGATYDLNYWQQYPATINDPAMAGFVRSVAEEVAENSDAIIDYQTMAAEDVSFFLRAVPGCYVLLGSANRDRNLAYPHHHPRFDFDENIMQMGVELFVRCVEQFSSQGKV
- a CDS encoding alpha/beta hydrolase family protein, which translates into the protein MTDYPLDTSNIPAEKLAVVKYLAEFAVRPMFRTPVHKQPDEYGITNYEDIFFSSADGVPLEGWLIRAEGSNKLIIANHPMPMSRSGFTGHWGEPWSGVDDLEIDFVKAYIHLVNAGYNVLAYDLRNHGNSGAANGGICGIGRYEWRDCIGAKQYVDAHPELKDMTLGLLSRCTGANAQYEAIHRHPELFENVKCMMSPLPVSMTALMTSFATLQGVGEYMDVMDFEQVKLGGFKNSEMTPHLFAPSVKMPVFMTQVLEDLWTDNPADGQKTFDLLGSEEKELFWIEGTTRRFDGYNYFGNKPEKMIAWFDKYMKD
- a CDS encoding response regulator — protein: MSPPRVLVIDDDDGVREIIQISLEAAAGWDVAVAASGREGVEMAIATQPDAILLDMMMPDMDGRATYQVLQNRAETARIPTILLTAKAKSSEKQQFIQELGVTGVITKPFDARGLVQQICELLDWEIL
- a CDS encoding PAS domain S-box protein — its product is MVVPHDLDNRLEPSNSTRATHHPRPNFTHRTATVGEQQQIFAALRQVILRIDLKLQEVNVIAPGPQSPEVELTLNQLNQTENQHLIAAIEHAITTQSCQYLQYTSIDSLGKPHYFRAEISPYTESTVLWVASEIAPNSRCYTNSSYPRPLLAEITLKIRQSLDLDEILQTTVREVRQFLQSDRALILQMQSHHTGIVTHESALPGWQSLLDQQIVDRCLSSYKSEYLQGKISSIFDTRSLKMESCYRDFLDYFQVQANLVIPIFSQEQLWGFLILHQCAIPRMWQPWEIDFLEQLSDRVGMAIAQSTMLERLKNIAGQLSLHVHNSPLAAIEWDREFRITQWSSQAEQMFGWSCEEICGTYWSNIPFIFPEDLHLFRESLFRLIDGSQDREICAHRNLTASGNIIYCEWYHSVLRDDEGNVLSILSLGQDVSDRKQAEIALSESEARFRIAFEQSPIGMILKNLDGGPIRINQAYRNLLGYSLEELKELPARYFTHPDDLDLDREYYQDLLTDNISEFTVEKRLINRQGKTVYTLEKVTLIYDSYDRPLHIIGQAIDLTERKVVEESLKASEERWLLAIRGNNDGIWDWDVQSDRVFFSPRWKEMLGFREDEIGNSVNEWSDRVHPEDLPEAIRTIRQHFDRKTPFYINEHRLRCKDGSYKWILDRGQALWDEANNVIRMVGSHTDISDRKQTEAALRQSEARYSSLTNDVLDRSAVGIFILDAQFQVVWINRAIEEFFGVRREHIIGRDKRQLIRDRIQYLFADPAQFSQTVIATYENNTYIEHFECHIVGGPHHRERWLEHLSQPIQSGLYAGGRIEHYTEISDRKRNEAELHRLNRALKTISNCNQALVRATSETDLLDRICNILITVGGYDFAWAGRLHDNPHQSIEAIAKSDNETRYLDRLHLSWSDASNGQHPTEIAARSGQTCVFQNIVSNPKDSHWQTQAAQHGYRSCIALPLQNEQRTFAVLNLYSARADTFDSSEVKLLWELAEDVTYGITALNTHRAHFESEAKFRQLADNIDDVFWMTTASLEEMLYVSPAYEKIWGRTQQSLYDVPQSFMDAIHPSDRGSVRAVLQGLLEQSFDIEYRIVRPDGSIRWIWDRGFPILDDRGRPYRRAGIAKDITNRKYTEELLRRTNERLESHVIQRTAELANANARLTEELQQRLQSEAILQEAERRWRTLLENVRLLVVGLDRQGTIEYVNPFFLELTGYGHQEILGKNWFEMLVPARSRSTVYRTFAELFQPNGETHHQQILLTRSGEEKTIAWNSTLLHNARGEAIATMSIGEDITERYAIERMKDEFISVVSHELRTPLTSIHGGLNLLSSGLVDPSSERGRHVIGIAAESAERLVRLVNDILELERLESGKIRLVTDRISAMELLHLAREQLQLMASRAGVSLQVVDCEDILFEADFDRMLQVVTNLVSNGIKFSEPGDTVWLRIELGRSRAVTFAIADEGRGIPEDKLESIFERFNQVDASDSRRKGGTGLGLAICRSIIEQHGGRIWVESQLERGSCFFVSIPR
- a CDS encoding response regulator produces the protein MKILLVEDDRALAELLHHELSDRHYLVDFAADGQSGWQLAEGLAYDLILLDIGLPKLNGIEFCQQRRERGDRTPILLMTSQESSQQKVTGLDAGADDYLIKPFQLDELLARIRALLRRGDDTRLPVLAWDKLRLDPNQCQVTYDRSPLKLTAKEYELLELFLRHPQQIFSKSALLDRLWLFEDPPSDNAVRTHIKSLRQKLKKAGDDGNTIETIYGLGYRLNPALESSSSSTQHPAEVSPEFLPIWRRYQPHYCDRLQTIQTVLCDLEKSPQWRDRLKLAIREAHTLAGSLGSFGLNQLSQTAGTIETALQNASAPDGLAIALSPHMKELYRGLCQTTQSTLQVMPNATRPSLPESPQLLIVEADIPFNQSLSAEAERARFNPHLVTTLEEAKTMFFSQRSLGKELPDLVLLDLALPQTSKTEILRWISQLAEYPIPVVVLADDDTLENRVAVVRAGGQGFLYKPISPQKAIASLEPWIKPEGCTSPHLLIVDDDRQLLDYLQQILAPWGLHSTLLGDPQQFWAYLKKVQPNLILLDIEMPEVSGIELCQVLRNDPQWMSLPVLFLSSHGDPETIERVFWAGGDDYIQKPIVEPQLIARIFNRLERLFATRRRSIKKG